From a single Crateriforma spongiae genomic region:
- a CDS encoding cadherin repeat domain-containing protein, producing the protein MTQRERFLAMAIGGLLVVVGLQWMFTQYKNAKQDRITKIANLQKTSMDLNTRLLEGAMAERQMGEYRVRSLPGDREIAVARYSSYLLDLVKETGINTPDVRHVNSTPMKDLYTRHRFSVGGSADLPTVIRLLHSFYATDYLHRIADLTIKPSRTGDLRVTMAVDAIGLSTVPAEATVSEAPSWRVDPDMTAYESAILNRNFFEPPNKAPRFGGDSQIEGIVGRRSTARVNFADEEDHPIEYELGEDAPDFVELDAQSGTLSFEPKETGEFEVLVRATDKGYPAQTTEQLVKIRVNEPPVEKEPEPEPKFDHASQTVLTALVQGRDDWTAWMNVRTSGKTLKLRVGDRFEIGTVTGEVAEVNRKYVVLEIDGQRVVLSPGKDTLRDVAQRAKEDD; encoded by the coding sequence ATGACCCAGCGCGAACGTTTTCTTGCCATGGCAATCGGTGGGTTGTTGGTCGTGGTCGGCCTGCAATGGATGTTCACCCAATACAAGAATGCCAAGCAAGACCGCATCACAAAGATCGCGAACCTGCAAAAGACGTCGATGGATCTGAACACGCGTCTGTTGGAAGGCGCGATGGCCGAACGCCAGATGGGCGAATATCGCGTGCGTTCGCTACCCGGTGATCGCGAGATCGCCGTTGCACGCTATTCGTCGTATCTGTTGGACTTGGTCAAAGAAACGGGAATCAATACGCCCGACGTGCGTCATGTGAATTCGACGCCAATGAAAGATCTGTACACACGCCATCGCTTCAGCGTTGGTGGTTCAGCAGATTTGCCAACGGTCATTCGCCTGTTGCATTCCTTTTATGCGACGGACTATCTGCACCGAATTGCCGACTTGACGATCAAGCCGTCACGCACCGGCGATCTGCGTGTCACCATGGCGGTGGACGCCATCGGTTTGTCGACCGTGCCGGCCGAAGCCACCGTGTCGGAAGCCCCGTCGTGGCGCGTCGATCCTGACATGACCGCGTACGAATCGGCCATTTTGAATCGGAACTTCTTCGAGCCACCGAACAAGGCGCCGCGGTTCGGCGGTGATTCGCAAATCGAAGGCATCGTCGGACGCCGCAGTACGGCCAGGGTCAATTTTGCCGACGAAGAAGATCATCCGATTGAGTACGAATTGGGCGAGGATGCACCGGACTTTGTCGAATTGGATGCCCAATCGGGAACGCTGTCGTTCGAACCAAAGGAAACGGGTGAGTTCGAGGTGCTGGTACGCGCGACCGACAAGGGCTATCCCGCGCAAACGACCGAGCAGCTTGTCAAGATTCGCGTCAATGAACCACCGGTGGAAAAGGAACCCGAACCCGAGCCGAAGTTCGATCACGCCAGCCAAACGGTTCTGACGGCCTTGGTTCAAGGACGTGACGACTGGACAGCGTGGATGAACGTTCGGACGTCCGGAAAAACGTTGAAGCTTCGCGTGGGGGATCGATTCGAAATCGGAACGGTGACGGGCGAAGTGGCGGAAGTGAATCGCAAATACGTGGTGCTGGAAATCGACGGCCAGCGGGTCGTCTTGAGCCCCGGCAAAGACACGCTTCGCGATGTTGCCCAGCGGGCCAAAGAAGACGACTGA
- a CDS encoding ABC transporter ATP-binding protein, translated as MSGRQIVKVIDEADVGFASGEISALIGPSGCGKTTLLRTIAGLQAPSSGGVTIDPPSVGRRGELAFVFQHPALLPWRTTLQNVSLPLRLTRSCDPAEATRRAKEILDTVGMADAVDRFPHQLSGGMQMRVSIARALVTRPRLLLLDEPFAALDDILRGQLWELLLDLWRQLCFTAILVTHNIAEACLLSHRIFVMRDGTCDAGIINPLSWPRSQQQRRTPEFGQFYGTISDRLRTSVGVQDHRARSSQMEAGT; from the coding sequence GTGTCGGGTCGACAGATCGTCAAGGTGATTGACGAGGCGGATGTCGGATTTGCCTCTGGCGAGATCTCGGCCCTGATCGGCCCCAGCGGTTGCGGAAAAACAACGCTGTTGCGAACGATCGCCGGGCTGCAGGCACCATCGTCCGGTGGTGTCACCATCGATCCACCGTCGGTCGGTCGCCGCGGTGAATTGGCCTTTGTGTTCCAGCACCCGGCACTGCTGCCCTGGCGGACGACGTTGCAAAATGTCAGCTTGCCACTGCGTTTGACACGATCATGTGACCCCGCCGAAGCCACCCGCCGGGCCAAGGAGATCCTGGATACTGTTGGCATGGCTGATGCCGTCGATCGTTTCCCGCATCAATTGTCCGGTGGCATGCAGATGCGTGTGTCCATTGCCCGTGCACTGGTGACTCGTCCGCGATTGTTGTTGTTGGATGAACCCTTCGCCGCGCTGGACGACATCTTACGCGGTCAACTGTGGGAATTGCTGCTGGATCTGTGGCGTCAACTTTGCTTCACCGCCATCCTGGTGACCCACAACATTGCCGAAGCCTGCTTGTTGTCGCATCGAATTTTCGTGATGCGTGATGGGACCTGCGACGCCGGGATCATCAATCCGTTGTCATGGCCGCGTTCGCAGCAGCAGCGGCGGACTCCGGAGTTCGGCCAGTTTTATGGCACGATCAGCGATCGTCTGCGAACAAGCGTCGGTGTGCAGGATCATCGTGCTCGTTCCAGCCAAATGGAGGCTGGCACGTGA